Proteins encoded by one window of Arachis hypogaea cultivar Tifrunner chromosome 1, arahy.Tifrunner.gnm2.J5K5, whole genome shotgun sequence:
- the LOC112803662 gene encoding SNARE-interacting protein KEULE, whose protein sequence is MSMSDSDSSSYASDYKNFKQISRERLLHEMLRSAKTGDSKSTWKVLIMDKLTVKIMSHSCKMADITDEGVSLVEDIYKRRQPLPTMDAIYFIQPTRENIIMFLSDMSGRTPLYRKAFVFFSSSISRELVMEIKKDALVLPRIGALREMNLEYFAIDSQGFVTNNERALEELFGDEENHHKAVACLNVMAMRIATVFASLREFPTVRFRAAKTIDATTMTTFRDLIPTKLAAGVWDCITKYKKTIANFPQTETCELLIIDRTIDQIAPVIHEWTYDAMCHDLLNMDGNKYVHEVPGKDGGLPEKKEVLLEDHDPIWLELRHAHIADASERLHEKMTNFISKNKAAQIQHGSRGSGEMSTRDIQKMVQALPQYSEQIDKLSLHVEIAGKINRIIRESRLRDIGQLEQNLVFGDAGMKDVIKFLTTNEDASRENKLRLLMILAAIYPEKFEGETGLNLVKVARLTNEDMIAINNLRMLVGQPEAKKTSTGAFALKFDIKKKRAARKDRSGEEETWQLSRFYPILEELIEKINKNELSKEDYPCLNDPNPTVHGVPYAQLHQNPPAHSMRSRRTPTWARPRGSDDGYSSDSVLKHSSSDFKKMGQRIFIFIVGGATRSELRACHKLTSKLRREVILGSTSLDDPATFITKLKLLTALDDLQI, encoded by the exons ATGTCTATGTCAGATTCCGATTCCTCATCTTATGCTTCCGATTACAAAAACTTCAAACAAATTAGCCGCGAGC GATTATTACATGAAATGCTCAGGTCTGCAAAAACTGGGGATTCAAAATCAACATGGAAG GTATTAATAATGGACAAACTTACTGTCAAGATAATGTCTCACTCTTGCAAGATGGCTGATATCACTGATGAAGGTGTTTCAT TGGTGGAAGACATATACAAACGAAGGCAGCCATTGCCCACCATGGATGCTATATACTTCATCCAGCCAACTAGAGAGAA CATCATTATGTTTTTGTCAGACATGTCTGGGAGGACACCCTTATACAGGAA GGCGTTTGTTTTCTTTAGTTCATCTATATCCAGAGAATTGGTGATGGAGATAAAGAAAGATGCGTTGGTGTTGCCTCGCATAGGTGCTTTAAGGGAG ATGAATTTGGAGTATTTTGCCATAGACAGTCAG GGTTTTGTCACCAATAATGAGAGAGCTTTAGAGGAACTGTTTGGGGACGAGGAGAATCATCATAAAGCTGTTGCATGTTTAAATGTGATGGCTATGCGGATTGCCACGGTTTTTGCTTCATTAAGA GAATTTCCTACAGTTCGCTTTCGTGCTGCCAAGACCATCGATGCAACAACGATGACTACTTTTCGTGATCTTATTCCAACAAAGCTTGCTGCTGGTGTCTGGGACTGtatcacaaaatataaaaaaactataGCTAATTTTCCTCAGACTGAGACCTGTGAATTGCTCATCATCGATAGAACTATCGATCAG ATTGCTCCTGTGATACATGAATGGACATATGATGCTATGTGCCATGATTTGCTAAATATGGATGGAAATAAATATGTCCATGAG GTTCCTGGAAAAGATGGTGGTTTACCTGAGAAGAAAGAGGTTCTTTTGGAAGATCACGATCCTATATGGCTTGAGCTTCGCCATGCTCATATTGCAGAT GCTAGTGAACGGTTGCACGAAAAGATGACCAACTTCATTTCAAAGAACAAAGCTGCACAAATCCAACATGGTTCAAG AGGAAGTGGTGAAATGTCCACAAGGGACATACAGAAGATGGTGCAAGCACTTCCACAATACAGTGAACAAATTGACAAGCTTTCCCTCCATGTAGAG ATTGCTGGAAAAATTAACAGAATCATTAGGGAGTCGAGGCTTCGGGATATTGGGCAACTGGAGCAAAATCTAGTTTTTGGAGATGCAGGGATGAAAGATGTGATCAAATTTTTGACCACAAATGAA GATGCTAGCCGTGAAAATAAGTTACGCTTGTTAATGATACTCGCAGCCATTTATCCTGAGAAATTTGAGGGAGAAACTGGTCTAAATTTGGTGAAG GTAGCAAGGTTGACAAATGAAGATATGATTGCGATAAATAATTTGAGAATGCTTGTGGGACAGCCAGAAGCCAAAAAGACTTCAACTGGTGCATTTGCTCTTAAGTTTGATATAAAG AAAAAGCGTGCAGCAAGGAAAGATCGTTCTGGTGAAGAAGAGACATGGCAGCTGTCACGTTTTTATCCCATATTAGAG gaactcattgaaaagaTCAACAAAAATGAATTGTCCAAGGAGGATTATCCATGTTTAAATGACCCAAATCCAACTGTCCACGGTGTTCCTTATGCTCAATTACATCAAAATCCTCCTGCTCATTCCATGAGGTCAAGGCGCACACCAACTTGGGCTCGACCTCGAGGCTCTGATGATGGATATTCAag TGATTCGGTTCTCAAACACTCATCCAGTGATTTCAAGAAGATGGGACAGCGGATATTTATATTCATTGTTGGTGGAGCAACCAGATCTGAG CTTCGGGCTTGCCACAAGCTTACCAGTAAGCTGAGGAGGGAAGTTATTCTAGGGTCGACAAGTCTCGATGATCCTGCAACATTTATTACG aaattaaagttgCTAACGGCATTGGATGATCTCCAGATATGA